A region from the Medicago truncatula cultivar Jemalong A17 chromosome 6, MtrunA17r5.0-ANR, whole genome shotgun sequence genome encodes:
- the LOC11440264 gene encoding traB domain-containing protein, producing the protein MNVLRSRCCLSTRLRKVIQTTFTTLPCFSTTSAAFCRDQSPEKERQRRLELPKELTKNVIQLSCDSMEKGGVCDVYLVGTFHGNKESSKQVEEIVKFLKPEIVFLELCSDRQEVLLHDNMEALTMGEMNDAMRKEKYSIFRMVTSWLDAEIDSRCDGYPFAQFRSAYKEAIKYSGIVVLGDRRLEITLKRTWSKLPLWHIPKLLIACFPTLPCD; encoded by the exons ATGAATGTGTTAAGAAGCCGTTGTTGTTTGAGCACGAGGTTGAGAAAGgttatccaaacaacattcacCACCCTGCCTTGCTTCTCAACCACCTCTGCCGCCTTCTGCCGAGATCAGTCACCGGAAAAGGAACGACAGCGTCGGTTGGAGTTACCGAAGGAGCTTACGAAAAATGTCATTCAACTGTCTTGTGACTCTATGGAAAAGGGAGGTGTTTGCGATGTCTACCTTGTTGGCACCTTTCATGGAAATAAG GAATCAAGCAAACAAGTTGAGGAAATTGTGAAATTTCTGAAACCAGAG ATTGTTTTCTTGGAATTGTGCTCAGATCGTCAGGAAGTGCTTTTGCATGACAACATGGAG GCACTTACCATGGGAGAAATGAATGATGCAATGAGGAAGGAAAAATATAGCATCTTTCGAATGGTTACTAGCTGGTTGGATGCCGAG ATTGACAGTAGGTGTGACGGTTATCCTTTTGCTCAGTTTCGTTCGGCATATAAAGAAGCAATCAAATATAGTGGCATAGTGGTACTTGGTGATCGCCGTTTAGAg ATTACATTAAAGAGAACATGGAGTAAGCTGCCACTTTGGCACATCCCAAAATTATTGATTGCTTGTTTCCCAACTCTTCCGTGTGATTGA
- the LOC120576025 gene encoding uncharacterized protein, protein MVIVDAKGTDVQVVIPTAYKAETDKMIEENTTYTLSNFLVLTNDLFFKASDNKYKLIWTGRTTVVDPNVHDIPDNDLKFKPFVEIVAEKWRSDLLYHYDISLNCTLWEDYAAKFIKFNNDNKESGPVILMLKYGKIKEEGKYPLSITNTYGATKMLFNADISHIKTFRESLPKNDQMMTQSQVMCTQSSAGSQFSTDDDLLSNPLIMPLSDILQLEQISYVVTVAKIEKVNSTKFGWYYLACYKCGKIAKGDNPPYTFEKGHNTETEIVRYKLELDV, encoded by the exons ATGGTCATTGTGGATGCAAAG GGTACTGACGTTCAAGTCGTCATCCCAACGGCATACAAGGCTGAAACCGACAAAATGATTGAAGAAAATACAACTTATACACTGAGCAACTTTCTGGTATTGACCAATGATTTGTTCTTCAAAGCATCAGATAACAAGTACAAGTTGATTTGGACTGGTAGAACAACTGTTGTAGACCCTAATGTTCATGATATCCCTGATAATGACTTGAAGTTCAAACCATTTGTTGAAATTGTTGCTGAGAAATGGCGTTCTGATCTATTATACCATTA TGACATCTCTTTAAACTGCACTCTTTGGGAGGACTATGCtgcaaaattcatcaaatttaacaatGATAACAAGGAAAGTGGCCCAGTTATATTGATGTTGAAGTATGGGAAGATTAAGGAAGaag GTAAATACCCTCTCAGTATTACTAACACGTATGGTGCTACGAAAATGCTATTCAATGCTGATATATCCCATATCAAAACGTTCAGGGAAAG TTTGCCCAAGAATGATCAGATGATGACCCAAAGCCAAGTTATGTGTACACAATCATCAGCTGGGTCGCAATTTAGTACGGATGATGACTTGCTATCTAATCCGTTAATCATGCCACTATCTGATATTCTGCAACTTGAACAA ATTTCTTATGTTGTAACTGTTGCAAAAATAGAGAAGGTGAATTCAACTAAATTTGGTTGGTACTACTTGGCTTGCTACAAGTGTGGTAAGATTGCTAAGGGTGACAACCCTCCATACACTTTTGAGAAAGGCCACAATACTGAGACAGAAATTGTTAG GTACAAACTTGAGCTGGATGTTTAG
- the LOC11438147 gene encoding putative F-box protein At1g33530 — MEILQVKKRGQSDSQQLTVPFVPDELIAEILSFLNVKTIMQLKCVSKSWNSLINDSTFVQKHLKKSSQNPHIILTPPTLKYPISSVESFPVSRLLENPSITVFGDNFHDLNDTCQVIGSCNGLFCLIFHSLHRKYTKYWFCLWNPATRTISEELGTFRCYNTSSETFKFGFGCDISTGTYKLVAYRAEEDDANHSGSWRSQVRIFSLSDNCWRNIESFPLIPIGCIQINRNNNGVHLSGKINWLVIRNYFCASYHYECMNYVEQFVIVSLDLSTETYTQFLLPFGFDEVPHFQPTLHVLMDCLCFSHDFKGTEFVIWQMKKFGVQESWTLLFRIDYFNLEMYNLTINYDTDFDAEFIESCTPPLLPLYLSKNDDTLILANYEDDRAIIYNLRDKRVERVKISSKLCWFSAMDYAESLISTHWKSATPTPSTLSVDRIVAGIGDIRHD, encoded by the exons ATGGAGATCCTTCAGGTTAAGAAGCGTGGTCAATCCGACTCACAACAGCTAACGGTGCCCTTCGTTCCCGACGAACTTATCGCAGAAATCCTATCCTTTCTTAACGTGAAAACCATCATGcaattaaaatgtgtgagcAAGTCATGGAACTCTCTCATCAATGATTCGACCTTCGTACAAAAACACCTCAAGAAGTCTTCACAAAATCCACACATCATACTCACACCACCAACTTTGAAATATCCTATCAGTAGTGTAGAGTCCTTCCCCGTGAGTCGTTTACTCGAGAATCCTTCAATCACTGTTTTTGGTGACAATTTCCATGATTTGAATGACACTTGTCAGGTTATTGGTTCCTGCAATGGATTGTTTTGCTTGATTTTCCATTCTCTCCATAGGAAGTATACAAAATACTGGTTTTGTTTATGGAATCCTGCCACGAGAACAATATCTGAAGAATTAGGGACTTTCCGATGCTACAACACTTCATCAGAAACTTTCAAGTTCGGTTTTGGTTGTGATATTTCAACAGGAACTTACAAGTTGGTGGCATATCGGGCAGAAGAAGATGATGCGAACCACAGCGGTTCATGGAGAAGTCAGGTCAGAATTTTCAGTTTAAGTGATAATTGTTGGAGAAATATTGAGAGTTTCCCTTTGATTCCTATTGGATGTATTCAAATCAATCGAAATAACAATGGCGTGCATTTAAGTGGCAAGATTAATTGGTTGGTTATTCGCAACTATTTTTGTGCTTCTTATCATTACGAatgtatgaattatgttgagcAATTTGTGATTGTTTCCCTTGATCTTTCGACTGAGACATACACACAATTTTTGCTGCCATTTGGTTTTGATGAAGTCCCACACTTTCAGCCAACTCTTCATGTTCTGATGGACTGCCTTTGCTTTTCGCACGATTTCAAGGGAACTGAATTTGTTATATGGCAAATGAAGAAGTTTGGAGTTCAAGAGTCTTGGACTTTGTTATTTAGAATTGACTACTTTAATCTTGAAATGTATAACCTCACAATCAATTATGACACGGATTTCGATGCAGAATTCATTGAAAGTTGTACGCCGCCGTTGTTGCCACTGTACCTTTCTAAGAATGACGATACACTGATATTGGCAAATTATGAAGATGACCGAGCAATTATCTATAATCTGAGAGATAAGAGAGTAGAGAGAGTTAAAATTTCCAGCAAACTGTGTTGGTTTTCTGCAATGGACTATGCTGAAAGCTTGATTTCGACTCATTGGAA GTCTGCAACGCCGACTCCAAGCACACTCTCTGTAGATAGGATTGTGGCAGGAATTGGAGACATCAGACATGATTAG